The following proteins are co-located in the Pedobacter sp. FW305-3-2-15-E-R2A2 genome:
- the atpC gene encoding ATP synthase F1 subunit epsilon, whose translation MTLEILTPDKKVFEGEVTAVTVPGTMGSFQILRDHAPIISTLEDGPVIIKSKTGEETFVIKGGVVEVLKNKIIVLAEGVA comes from the coding sequence ATGACACTAGAAATATTAACACCAGATAAAAAAGTCTTTGAAGGCGAAGTAACCGCGGTTACGGTACCAGGTACTATGGGTTCTTTTCAAATATTGAGAGACCATGCGCCTATTATCTCCACCTTAGAAGATGGACCAGTAATTATTAAAAGCAAAACCGGTGAAGAGACCTTTGTAATTAAAGGTGGTGTAGTTGAGGTTTTGAAAAACAAAATTATTGTCCTTGCCGAAGGGGTAGCTTAA